Proteins encoded by one window of Lycium barbarum isolate Lr01 chromosome 11, ASM1917538v2, whole genome shotgun sequence:
- the LOC132617677 gene encoding uncharacterized GPI-anchored protein At4g28100 — translation MRVELKTRLCTLIITLLYLCTGSFAGLLAEPAEPLKPGDYNTVPAFPVQTESKTCHLDLSDELFGGVSAACGSNLDRSRCCPVLEAWLFAAHARSALQISGAVAPASSELPMMPDDSQKCVNTLQTSLMSRNIRLPQPNATCDAVLCFCGIRLHQITSLSCPMAFNLTGSKNATPTAAVRNLEKNCRNSSYSGCTKCLGALQKLNGDRKNRTHKMEDHDGDSRVSKMLSRDCQLMGLTWLLARNKTAYIPTVSAVLRAIMYSAHPPHESKCSPDQENMPLAVDSLQFVKTDSSSPFVGVSRFAVLFPFLALIILVDFLLC, via the exons ATGAGAGTCGAGTTGAAAACCCGACTTTGCACGTTAATTATAACTCTACTTTATTTATGCACCGGTTCATTTGCCGGTTTACTTGCTGAACCGGCTGAACCATTAAAACCGGGCGATTACAACACTGTTCCAGCATTTCCAGTTCAAACGGAGTCAAAAACATGCCATTTAGATTTATCCGATGAACTCTTCGGTGGGGTCAGTGCAGCATGTGGGTCAAACCTTGACCGTAGCCGTTGCTGCCCCGTACTCGAGGCATGGTTGTTTGCAGCACACGCGCGGTCAGCTTTGCAAATTTCGGGTGCTGTCGCACCAGCTAGTTCGGAGTTGCCTATGATGCCTGATGACTCACAGAAATGTGTTAATACGTTACAGACTTCTTTGATGAGTCGTAATATAAGGTTGCCTCAACCTAATGCCACGTGTGATGCTGTGTTGTGTTTTTGTGGTATTAGGCTACATCAGATTACTAGTCTTAGTTGTCCGATGGCGTTTAATCTTACGGGGTCCAAGAATGCTACTCCGACTGCTGCTGTGAGGAATCTGGAGAAGAATTGTCGGAACTCTTCTTATTCTGGTTGTACAAAGTGTCTCGGTGCCTTACAAAAG CTTAACGGTGACAGAAAAAATCGAACACACAAAATGGAGGATCACGATGGCGATAGTAGAGTGAGCAAGATGTTAAGTAGAGACTGTCAGTTGATGGGATTGACATGGTTATTAGCACGTAACAAGACGGCGTACATACCGACTGTTTCTGCTGTATTGCGCGCTATCATGTACAGTGCGCACCCACCACATGAATCTAAGTGTAGTCCAGACCAGGAAAACATGCCATTAGCCGTTGATTCATTACAGTTCGTAAAAACAGATTCATCCTCACCGTTCGTTGGGGTTTCTCGTTTTGCTGTTTTGTTTCCCTTTTTGGCCCTAATCATTCTGGTTGATTTTCTCTTATGTTAG
- the LOC132619493 gene encoding uncharacterized protein LOC132619493 has protein sequence MANLTKLEFVALDISGKNYLSWVLDAEIHLDAMGLGDTIKENNKASNQENAKAMIFLRHHLDEDLKIEYLTIKDPLVLWKNLKERITSILTLCGEKISDSDKLEKTFSTFHASNVLLQ, from the exons ATGGCTAACCTTACAAAACTCGAGTTCGTTGCCCTTGATATTTCAGGCAAGAACTACCTATCATGGGTGCTAGATGCTGAAATCCATCTTGATGCTATGGGTCTTGGAGACACcattaaagaaaataataaagcatcCAACCAAGAAAATGCCAAGGCTATGATATTCTTGCGTCATCATCTTGATGAGGACCTGAAAATTGAATATCTTACTATTAAGGATCCACTCGTTTTAtggaaaaacttgaaagaaag AATTACTTCTATATTGACACTATGTGGAGAAAAGATTAGTGATTCCGATAAACTGGAAAAGACGTTCTCCACTTTTCATGCCTCGAATGTGCTCCTGCAGTAG